In Candidatus Caldatribacterium sp., the genomic stretch AAGAAGGTACTGGCGAATGTTCTCTTTAACTTCTTCAAAAGGCTTGGTTTCTCTTGGCTTCCACTCCAGAACCCGGTAGATGACGTAGGTGTTCCCCACCTGAATGGGGGGAGTTACGTTTCGAGGGTCCTCCTTGACCTTCTCTAAGGCTTCCTTGACTTCTTGGGGCAGTGCCGTTTCGGCAACCCAACCCGCGTCTCCGCCTTTCTGTGCTGCTTCGTCAAGGGAAACCTCCCGGGCGATTTTTGCGAAATCCTCTCCGAGGTAGAGGCGGCGCAGGGCTTTCTCCGCATCCTCTTTGGTGAGGAAAGTCATCTTAAGGAGGTGGTACTGAGCTGGAGTAGTGAAGAGGTCCTGGTGCTCTTGGTAGTACTTTGTAACTTCCTCGTCAGGGACTGGAAGATCAGCAACGAGGCTCTCGGTGAGTTTTCGAATCATGAGTTCCCGGCGAATGGACTCCCGAAGCGCTGGAAGCGTCAGGCCCTGGTACTCAAGGTACCGGCGAAATTCGTTCTCCGAGGGAAACTGGGCGCGTATTCTCTCAACTTCCTCTTGGATGTCCTTCGAGGAGACTCGAACCCTTCGGGCGCGGGCTTCTTGGTAGAGGAGTTCATTGTTGATGAGGTTTTCAAGAACCAGACGGCGAATGAGGTTAAAGGTCTCTTCATCCCAGGAGCTTAAGGTTTTCGAATCGTACTGGCTCAGGAAATTCCGAAAGGCTTGGTCAAGGGTGTAGAAGCTGATGGCGGTACCGTTGACTGTTGCTGCTATAGCTTGCCCAGCACGGCCAGCCCGCCGGTACGAACCATACCCGTAGTAGATGGTAACGGCGAAGGCAACCACAACGATAATGAGAATGATATCGATGTTCTTGCGCAACGTCCTCATCATATCCTATCCACCTCATGAGCCCATTTTCCGGGAATTTCTTGTACAATACTACTTCAGTGGTTCAACCTTGTCAATTTTGGGGAGTTTCGATAGAGTATTAGAAACGTTGCGCATCGATGGGGGTCTGGAGAATGGAGATGGATATTCGAAAGATCCAGGAGATTCTTCCCCACCGCTTCCCCTTCCTTCTTGTGGACCGAATCGTTGCTCTCGAGGAAGGGAAAGTTGTGGGGGTGAAAAACGTCACGGCGAACGAATGGTTTTTCCAGGGACATTTCCCTGGAAGACCGGTTATGCCTGGGGTGCTCATCATTGAGAGCATGGCGCAAGTAGGAGCAACCATGATGATGTACATGGAGGAGTTCCGGGGATGCATTCCGTACTTTGCCTCCTTGGATAACGTTCGCTTCCGCCGTCCGGTGGTTCCTGGAGACCAGCTCGTCATGGAGGTTACACTCCTCAAAATGAAGGGTCGTGTGGGAAAGCTCAAAGGTGTGGCAAAGGTTGGGGAACAGGTGGTTGCCGAGGCAGAACTTGGGTTTTCCCTTGTTCGAGAGGAAAAGGAGGAACTCTCTTGAGGACCCAGTGGGTGCGTATCCTTGGAACAGGCTCAAGCGTTCCAGAGAAGGTACTCACGAACCTTGACCTTGAGCGTATGGTAGAC encodes the following:
- a CDS encoding SurA N-terminal domain-containing protein translates to MMRTLRKNIDIILIIVVVAFAVTIYYGYGSYRRAGRAGQAIAATVNGTAISFYTLDQAFRNFLSQYDSKTLSSWDEETFNLIRRLVLENLINNELLYQEARARRVRVSSKDIQEEVERIRAQFPSENEFRRYLEYQGLTLPALRESIRRELMIRKLTESLVADLPVPDEEVTKYYQEHQDLFTTPAQYHLLKMTFLTKEDAEKALRRLYLGEDFAKIAREVSLDEAAQKGGDAGWVAETALPQEVKEALEKVKEDPRNVTPPIQVGNTYVIYRVLEWKPRETKPFEEVKENIRQYLL
- the fabZ gene encoding 3-hydroxyacyl-ACP dehydratase FabZ, which gives rise to MEMDIRKIQEILPHRFPFLLVDRIVALEEGKVVGVKNVTANEWFFQGHFPGRPVMPGVLIIESMAQVGATMMMYMEEFRGCIPYFASLDNVRFRRPVVPGDQLVMEVTLLKMKGRVGKLKGVAKVGEQVVAEAELGFSLVREEKEELS